A single genomic interval of Methanorbis rubei harbors:
- a CDS encoding methanogenesis marker 7 protein, translating into MILVPVTYKGGVYRLDEIVDYIEDLGGYIVQRHNIANEVILQVLMPQDDIEGLKEFSRPLAGEVMSSPLVGTEIAVVIPSLEIHHLPHSACDVAEYLRSNGSKSNILGMARGFGKRISQINDEERDLINEHDMAIYVLGNFASCIEKKFPKLRRGVTVPIILTGAPDKETLEKQTDPPVAGYVGGLGRFMHRTQTEADIHRLDVVIAEVERVIEQRRAELSHDPLSVSPARIQDMIKQEIPEIEEVYSPSPIAVQLTGLRVKLAYADYAQRIRDLVIEDDVKVGDVADVLPSRMRNYILIRIRPLSETNIVV; encoded by the coding sequence ATGATTCTTGTTCCGGTTACGTATAAGGGCGGTGTCTACCGGCTCGACGAGATCGTGGACTACATTGAAGATCTCGGCGGCTATATTGTGCAGCGACATAATATCGCAAACGAGGTGATTCTTCAGGTTCTGATGCCGCAGGATGATATCGAGGGGCTGAAGGAGTTTTCCCGTCCGCTGGCCGGCGAGGTTATGAGTTCACCGCTGGTGGGGACCGAGATTGCGGTGGTAATTCCGAGTCTTGAGATTCATCATCTGCCACACTCGGCGTGTGATGTTGCTGAGTATCTGCGAAGTAACGGGTCGAAGTCAAACATTCTCGGGATGGCGCGAGGGTTTGGCAAACGGATTTCGCAGATCAATGATGAGGAGCGGGATCTGATTAACGAGCATGATATGGCGATTTATGTGCTCGGCAATTTTGCGTCCTGTATTGAGAAGAAGTTTCCGAAACTCCGCCGTGGGGTTACGGTGCCGATTATTCTGACCGGTGCTCCAGACAAAGAGACTCTTGAGAAGCAGACTGATCCGCCGGTTGCCGGGTATGTCGGCGGTCTTGGACGGTTTATGCACCGGACGCAGACGGAGGCTGATATTCACCGTCTGGATGTGGTGATTGCGGAGGTTGAGCGGGTGATTGAGCAGCGGCGTGCGGAGCTTTCACATGATCCGTTGTCGGTGTCGCCTGCAAGAATTCAGGATATGATTAAGCAGGAGATCCCGGAAATTGAGGAGGTCTACTCGCCGTCGCCGATTGCAGTGCAGCTGACGGGCCTTCGGGTGAAGCTCGCGTACGCGGACTATGCACAACGGATCAGGGATCTCGTGATCGAGGATGATGTGAAAGTCGGGGATGTGGCAGATGTTCTGCCGTCCCGGATGCGGAATTATATTCTGATTCGGATCCGACCGCTTTCTGAGACAAATATTGTGGTGTGA
- a CDS encoding InlB B-repeat-containing protein, translating into MGGIVGHIGKGKIINCSIDGSVAAHPNVAPTWLVIGGVAGQVESSNIANSYSASDIIANYGGRDTFYAGGIAGHVSTESRIDSCYSTGNVRTNSQSSYIEGAGGVVGALDGSISNSYATGDVSAIIFSSTYTGAGGVVGFGNSDSSITNCYATGNVSTSGSSTYLCAGGVVGLTFHSITNSVAFNQQVSISSGSFIGRVAGYGSVVDSYGWSNVTGKIGDDISGFFIEGGKNGTNASSETLWDNITFFRSTFTDFDTNWKMSTKETYRLPILIWQSSAPDFDASYLDNNKPEPITVEIEGPVNPQLGVAAQYSATPNIPDAAYEWKVDDTTLPNTGREITYTFTSAGTYRISVTATVGTTTASAQKLVTVSAPPVPTPQPSIPSEDSNTDYSYRVLFDSEGGSFVPPATDLSSGDRIAQPMSPTKDGYTFAGWYKNEAGTIPWTFNEDAVPGDITLYAKWIPIESTTVMTTAATEAATPQPTTVSETASATREATALPTTMPTDISPTLTKASTPVFGILTGLLTAGVLIRRRLS; encoded by the coding sequence GTGGGAGGTATAGTTGGACACATCGGGAAAGGGAAGATTATCAACTGTTCGATAGACGGCTCTGTTGCAGCACATCCTAATGTTGCGCCCACGTGGCTGGTTATTGGCGGGGTAGCAGGACAAGTCGAGAGCAGTAATATTGCAAACAGTTATTCAGCCAGTGATATAATCGCGAATTACGGAGGAAGAGACACTTTCTATGCAGGAGGAATCGCCGGGCATGTCAGTACAGAGAGTCGTATCGACAGCTGTTATTCTACAGGTAATGTACGCACAAATAGTCAATCCAGTTATATAGAAGGAGCCGGCGGTGTTGTTGGGGCTCTGGATGGTAGTATCAGTAATAGCTATGCGACAGGTGACGTAAGTGCGATCATTTTCTCCTCCACCTACACGGGTGCCGGTGGTGTTGTTGGATTTGGAAATTCAGACAGCAGTATTACCAATTGCTATGCAACTGGCAACGTAAGTACATCTGGTTCCTCTACCTATTTGTGTGCAGGCGGCGTTGTCGGTCTTACATTCCATAGCATCACAAACTCCGTTGCATTCAACCAACAGGTGAGTATCTCAAGCGGTTCATTCATCGGACGAGTCGCAGGTTACGGTAGCGTCGTCGATTCCTATGGCTGGTCTAACGTAACCGGAAAAATCGGCGATGACATTTCTGGTTTCTTCATCGAAGGAGGAAAAAACGGAACCAACGCCAGTAGCGAAACTCTGTGGGATAATATAACCTTCTTCCGCAGCACCTTCACCGACTTTGACACCAACTGGAAAATGAGCACGAAAGAAACCTACCGTCTTCCGATTCTGATATGGCAGAGCTCAGCCCCGGACTTTGATGCCTCCTATCTCGATAACAATAAACCCGAACCAATTACTGTTGAGATAGAGGGACCTGTCAATCCTCAGTTGGGAGTTGCAGCACAGTATTCGGCGACGCCAAATATCCCTGACGCCGCGTACGAATGGAAAGTGGACGATACCACCCTCCCTAACACAGGCCGCGAAATCACGTACACCTTTACCAGTGCCGGAACATACCGCATCTCCGTCACCGCAACTGTGGGCACCACCACTGCATCCGCACAAAAACTCGTCACCGTGTCAGCTCCGCCGGTTCCCACGCCCCAACCGTCCATCCCATCAGAAGACAGCAACACTGACTACTCCTATCGTGTGCTCTTCGACTCCGAAGGCGGCAGCTTCGTACCACCTGCCACCGACCTCTCCTCCGGTGACCGCATAGCACAACCGATGTCGCCAACCAAAGACGGCTACACCTTCGCCGGCTGGTACAAAAACGAAGCCGGCACCATTCCCTGGACCTTCAACGAAGACGCTGTCCCGGGCGACATAACACTGTATGCAAAGTGGATACCTATTGAATCAACCACGGTCATGACCACAGCAGCCACAGAGGCAGCAACCCCGCAGCCAACAACTGTCTCCGAGACAGCTTCTGCAACACGAGAGGCTACGGCCTTGCCCACGACGATGCCCACAGATATCTCGCCGACACTGACCAAGGCGTCCACACCGGTGTTCGGCATCCTTACCGGACTGCTTACGGCTGGTGTACTGATCAGAAGACGCCTCTCGTAA
- a CDS encoding HNH endonuclease signature motif containing protein, translating into MTRPTIAIHAGDVIAWMKFATGAWDYNVARGTIMNRRTGRPVAFHQNGDGYLRATVTIRGKVIDILKHRAVWIAAHGILGLPLDYSLEIDHINHDKTDCRIKNLRLVTGKENRNGPHPGKLAPETVREIRRRFAEQAVSYRTLAEEYRISQASVSRLIRGKTYCEARYHD; encoded by the coding sequence ATGACCAGACCCACAATCGCCATTCACGCAGGCGACGTAATCGCCTGGATGAAGTTTGCCACCGGAGCCTGGGACTACAACGTCGCAAGAGGCACCATCATGAACCGCCGGACGGGCAGGCCGGTCGCATTCCACCAAAACGGCGACGGATATCTCAGAGCAACCGTCACCATTCGAGGAAAAGTGATCGATATCCTCAAACATCGTGCGGTCTGGATTGCTGCGCACGGCATCCTCGGCCTCCCCTTGGACTACTCCCTTGAGATCGACCACATAAACCATGACAAGACCGACTGCCGGATCAAAAATCTCAGGCTCGTGACCGGAAAAGAAAACCGAAATGGCCCGCACCCGGGGAAACTCGCGCCCGAAACGGTTCGCGAGATCCGCAGACGGTTCGCCGAGCAGGCTGTCTCCTACCGCACACTTGCCGAGGAGTACCGCATATCGCAGGCATCCGTCTCCCGACTCATTCGGGGCAAAACCTACTGCGAGGCACGCTATCATGACTGA
- a CDS encoding methanogenesis marker 17 protein, with translation MAGLDYFAVESTEDGAENYNKIATTVLQDHHLLSIVEGLHLYIDPEYPLFVATGLIRPPRAAIRVADVGNVLVQDGKATISVGDETYLAAMLKMMWNKLGHENVDQPDRFTVIISNVEIPKDLASWVVIDPAESLYKDLIYAIQVIAPEGFKVRRENYGSDRFSYAASENTLPAEAVEQLIADRFKMMEAKLR, from the coding sequence ATGGCAGGCTTAGACTACTTCGCGGTTGAGTCCACGGAGGATGGAGCGGAAAACTACAACAAAATCGCGACAACGGTTCTGCAGGATCATCATCTTCTGTCGATCGTTGAAGGCCTGCATCTCTACATTGATCCTGAGTACCCGCTGTTTGTTGCGACCGGTCTTATCCGGCCGCCGCGTGCGGCAATCCGTGTGGCGGATGTGGGAAATGTTCTGGTGCAGGACGGAAAAGCAACGATCTCAGTCGGCGATGAGACATATCTTGCGGCGATGCTGAAGATGATGTGGAACAAGCTCGGACATGAGAATGTGGATCAACCTGACCGGTTCACGGTGATCATCAGCAATGTGGAGATCCCCAAAGATCTCGCGAGCTGGGTAGTGATAGACCCCGCAGAGTCGCTGTATAAGGACCTGATTTATGCAATTCAGGTGATTGCGCCTGAAGGGTTCAAGGTTCGTCGCGAGAACTACGGCTCTGACAGATTTTCGTACGCGGCAAGCGAGAACACACTTCCGGCAGAGGCTGTTGAGCAGCTGATCGCTGACCGGTTCAAGATGATGGAGGCGAAACTTCGATGA
- a CDS encoding O-acetylhomoserine aminocarboxypropyltransferase/cysteine synthase family protein codes for MTNTNYQKETLAIHAGQKPDPATGARAEPIYMTTAYVFRDAEQAAGRFSLTDAGNIYTRLTNPNNSSFEEKIAALEGGTAAISTASGMAAISYAILAVTNPGDEIVSADNLYGGTYELFHHTLPNFGRTVTFVKSDDLVALKNAITPKTRAVYFESIGNPKLDIPDFEAVAKIAHDAGVPFIVDNTVGVGTVKPLDHGADIVVMSATKYVNGHGTALAGVIIEGGKFPWDNGKFPKFTTPDPAYHGLVHYSAFGPATVSTSIRVSLMRDVGATLSPFNAWLSSLGLETLYLRIQRHAENALAVAEHLKNHPKVAWVNYPGLADHPSRKNSVRYFGGSGGPIVTFGVKGGYDAAVKVQNSVQLFSLLANIGDAKSLIIHPASTTHQQLSPEEQLSTGVAPDTIRLAIGLENSADIIADLDLALAQV; via the coding sequence ATGACCAATACAAACTACCAGAAAGAAACACTCGCCATCCACGCCGGTCAAAAACCTGACCCCGCAACCGGAGCCCGTGCCGAACCCATCTACATGACCACCGCCTACGTCTTCCGCGATGCAGAACAGGCCGCAGGCCGCTTCAGCCTCACCGACGCAGGAAACATCTACACCCGCCTCACCAACCCCAACAACAGCTCATTCGAAGAAAAAATCGCCGCACTCGAAGGCGGAACCGCCGCCATCAGCACCGCATCAGGAATGGCAGCCATCAGCTACGCAATACTTGCCGTAACCAACCCGGGGGACGAAATCGTCTCCGCAGACAACCTCTACGGCGGAACCTACGAACTCTTCCACCACACTCTCCCCAACTTCGGCAGAACCGTAACGTTCGTCAAATCCGACGACCTCGTCGCACTCAAAAACGCTATTACTCCCAAAACCCGCGCGGTCTACTTCGAGTCCATCGGAAATCCCAAACTTGACATCCCGGACTTTGAAGCAGTCGCAAAAATTGCTCATGACGCAGGCGTCCCCTTCATCGTCGACAACACTGTTGGCGTCGGCACCGTCAAGCCCCTTGACCACGGCGCAGACATCGTCGTCATGTCGGCAACCAAATATGTCAACGGCCACGGCACAGCACTCGCAGGCGTCATCATCGAAGGCGGCAAATTCCCTTGGGACAACGGCAAATTCCCCAAATTCACCACGCCCGATCCGGCCTACCACGGCCTTGTCCACTACAGCGCTTTCGGTCCTGCCACGGTATCGACAAGCATCCGCGTCTCCCTCATGAGAGACGTCGGCGCAACCCTCAGCCCGTTCAACGCATGGCTCTCCTCGCTTGGCTTGGAAACCCTCTACCTCAGAATTCAGCGCCACGCAGAAAACGCGCTCGCGGTTGCAGAGCATCTCAAAAATCATCCGAAGGTTGCATGGGTCAACTACCCGGGCCTTGCTGATCACCCGTCCCGCAAAAACTCGGTCCGCTACTTTGGCGGATCCGGCGGCCCGATCGTCACCTTCGGCGTCAAAGGCGGATACGATGCAGCGGTCAAGGTGCAGAACAGCGTCCAGCTCTTCTCGCTTCTTGCAAACATCGGCGACGCAAAATCCCTCATCATTCATCCGGCATCCACCACCCATCAGCAGCTCAGCCCTGAAGAACAGCTCTCCACCGGCGTTGCCCCTGATACCATCCGGCTTGCGATTGGTCTGGAAAATTCAGCCGACATCATCGCTGACCTCGATCTGGCACTTGCTCAGGTCTAA
- a CDS encoding InlB B-repeat-containing protein, protein MSVLMVGAASAAPIGSWTDAGEYDISWYSPGGGDSAATPYLINNSSQLAGIAVLTLGLSEDPANYFAGKYFLLTNESADAYNLAEHHWTPIGDYTKEFQGNFDGGNRTISDMNVSIHTDSGYFRGGLFGYVRDATIKNVRLENAVVNVSSTTNPCAGGIAGYLHNSSISNSYVTGTVTATGAQWSYAGGLVGVLDRSSISSSYATGNVITDAITDSYAGGFSGFMRNSTISGSYATGSVHASATAATGSPHSYAGGFVGYLNSGSSIVGCHHTTGEVTASNTGIGTSYAGGVSGYLGSDSSISNSYATGNVTASDAYASCAGGVSGYLDSGISIRDSYATGNITGSSSSTSCAGGFVGCLNSGSSIRDSYATGNVSTSGLIYSYAGGFSGFMRDSTISNSYATGSVHASATAATGFPHLYAGGFVGYLNSGSSIVGCHHTTGEVTASNTGIGTSYAGGVSGYLGSDSSISTSYATGSVRTIDNVLASTFTNSYAGGFTGFLKNGSISTSYATGSVNATASATSHAGGFAGYLDFDNSSISSSYATGNVSTSGIYSSAGGFTGYQLGSTVKNSISLNQYVTLISGSSYIGRVSGYGTPTNSSGWINVSGKIGGGTPFIFIGDAQNGTTVDSTTVWNNSTFFSGIFDNFADNWTMSTVDTYRLPILKWQPFGPDFDASYLKPSSGEIDSPTPTPTLITPTITPPVPNTPPTPPTLSSPPTSAPTVSSSDGNMENALRVLFDSRGGSFVQPATGLSYGDRVPPPTAPIKTGSTFAGWYKDEECTILWIFSEDAVPGDMTLYAKWTSTKSVASMTAAATQTATPQPTMVSGTASATQEATPSPSATPTAVPPTMTEAPAPMFGMLIGLLAAGVLMRRRLP, encoded by the coding sequence GTGTCTGTGCTGATGGTTGGAGCTGCGAGTGCGGCACCAATTGGTAGCTGGACCGATGCCGGTGAGTATGATATATCATGGTATTCTCCGGGTGGCGGCGACTCCGCCGCCACCCCTTATCTGATCAACAATTCGTCGCAGCTCGCCGGCATCGCAGTCCTCACTCTTGGCCTGAGCGAAGATCCTGCTAATTATTTTGCCGGAAAATACTTCCTGCTGACGAACGAGTCTGCGGATGCGTACAATCTCGCCGAGCACCACTGGACGCCGATTGGTGATTACACCAAAGAGTTTCAAGGCAACTTCGATGGAGGCAATAGGACGATTTCTGACATGAATGTCAGCATCCATACCGATAGTGGATATTTCCGCGGCGGGCTTTTTGGATATGTGAGAGACGCTACGATCAAAAACGTGCGTCTGGAAAATGCTGTGGTAAATGTAAGCTCAACCACCAACCCATGTGCAGGTGGTATTGCCGGATATCTGCATAACAGTAGCATCAGTAACAGCTATGTAACCGGCACCGTGACTGCTACCGGCGCACAATGGTCGTATGCCGGTGGTTTAGTCGGGGTTCTGGATCGCAGCAGCATCAGCAGCAGCTATGCCACCGGCAACGTAATTACCGACGCCATTACCGACTCGTATGCCGGCGGTTTTTCTGGTTTCATGCGTAACAGCACCATCAGTGGCAGCTATGCGACCGGAAGCGTACATGCAAGTGCAACGGCAGCCACTGGTTCCCCTCACTCGTATGCTGGCGGTTTTGTCGGATATCTGAACTCCGGCAGCAGTATTGTCGGCTGCCATCATACAACTGGCGAGGTAACTGCCTCCAACACTGGCATCGGCACCTCGTATGCTGGTGGTGTTTCCGGATATTTAGGCAGCGACAGCAGCATCAGTAACAGCTATGCAACAGGCAATGTAACCGCGTCTGACGCTTACGCCTCGTGTGCTGGTGGTGTTTCCGGATATTTAGACAGCGGCATCAGCATCCGTGACAGCTATGCCACCGGCAACATAACTGGATCCTCCTCCTCCACCTCGTGTGCTGGTGGCTTTGTCGGATGTCTGAACTCCGGTAGCAGCATCCGTGACAGCTATGCCACCGGCAACGTAAGTACGAGCGGCCTCATCTATTCTTATGCTGGCGGTTTTTCTGGTTTCATGCGTGACAGCACCATCAGTAACAGCTATGCGACCGGAAGCGTACATGCAAGTGCAACGGCAGCCACTGGTTTCCCTCACTTGTATGCTGGCGGTTTTGTCGGATATCTGAACTCCGGCAGCAGTATTGTCGGCTGCCATCATACAACTGGCGAGGTAACTGCCTCCAACACTGGCATCGGCACCTCGTATGCTGGTGGTGTTTCCGGATATTTAGGCAGCGACAGCAGCATCAGTACCAGCTACGCGACCGGCAGTGTGCGTACAATCGACAACGTACTTGCCAGCACGTTCACCAACTCGTATGCCGGCGGTTTTACCGGATTTTTGAAAAACGGCAGCATCAGTACCAGTTATGCCACCGGCAGTGTGAATGCGACGGCCTCCGCTACCTCTCATGCTGGCGGTTTTGCCGGGTATCTGGATTTCGACAACAGTAGCATCAGTAGCAGTTATGCCACCGGTAACGTAAGTACGAGCGGCATCTACTCTTCTGCCGGCGGTTTTACCGGATATCAGCTCGGCAGCACTGTCAAAAACTCAATCTCACTCAACCAGTATGTGACCCTCATCTCAGGCAGCTCATACATTGGGCGTGTATCAGGATACGGCACTCCCACTAACTCCTCTGGATGGATCAATGTAAGCGGAAAAATCGGTGGCGGTACCCCGTTCATCTTCATCGGCGATGCACAAAATGGAACCACTGTCGACAGTACAACAGTATGGAACAATTCAACCTTCTTCAGCGGTATCTTCGACAACTTCGCCGACAACTGGACGATGAGTACGGTCGACACCTATCGTCTTCCAATTCTGAAATGGCAGCCGTTCGGCCCGGACTTTGATGCCTCGTATCTCAAACCAAGTTCTGGTGAGATAGATTCTCCCACCCCAACGCCCACTCTCATCACTCCTACCATCACCCCTCCCGTTCCTAACACTCCACCAACCCCTCCCACTCTGTCATCTCCTCCCACCTCGGCACCTACCGTCTCCTCCTCTGACGGCAACATGGAGAACGCGCTTCGTGTGCTCTTCGACTCGAGAGGCGGCAGCTTTGTGCAGCCGGCAACCGGCCTCTCCTATGGCGACCGCGTACCACCGCCGACTGCACCGATCAAGACCGGTTCTACCTTCGCCGGCTGGTACAAGGATGAAGAGTGCACCATTCTCTGGATCTTCAGCGAGGATGCAGTTCCGGGCGACATGACGCTGTATGCGAAGTGGACATCCACCAAATCAGTTGCGTCCATGACCGCGGCGGCAACACAGACCGCAACCCCGCAGCCTACTATGGTCTCAGGAACAGCTTCTGCAACGCAAGAGGCGACACCCTCGCCGTCTGCGACGCCGACCGCCGTCCCGCCGACCATGACCGAAGCGCCCGCACCAATGTTCGGCATGCTTATCGGGCTGCTTGCGGCTGGTGTTCTGATGAGAAGGCGACTCCCGTAA
- a CDS encoding carboxymuconolactone decarboxylase family protein, with amino-acid sequence MVKFDLDFHEAVREVEEKGAKETAADWLERVENEYGAVPLIYKKLENSPEALISHLLYKNAVNQMSSLEPRVIELISLAVASALRCDHCTAYHMQVAKKMGIPKEEILEAVLVAGLLANSSVLANAYRVMPEVSKEPCGAGCSIGGVPAKKE; translated from the coding sequence ATGGTGAAATTTGATCTGGATTTTCATGAGGCTGTCCGCGAGGTTGAGGAGAAAGGAGCAAAGGAGACGGCTGCGGACTGGCTGGAGCGCGTGGAGAATGAGTACGGTGCGGTTCCGCTGATTTATAAGAAGCTGGAGAACTCGCCTGAGGCTTTGATCTCGCATCTTTTGTATAAGAATGCGGTGAATCAGATGAGTTCGCTTGAGCCGCGGGTGATTGAGCTGATCAGTCTCGCGGTTGCGTCGGCTCTCCGGTGCGATCACTGTACTGCGTATCATATGCAGGTTGCAAAGAAGATGGGGATTCCGAAGGAGGAAATTTTAGAGGCGGTGCTTGTGGCAGGACTTCTCGCGAACTCGTCGGTGCTTGCGAATGCGTATCGTGTTATGCCTGAGGTGTCGAAGGAGCCGTGCGGGGCCGGGTGTTCGATCGGCGGTGTTCCTGCGAAGAAGGAGTGA
- a CDS encoding methanogenesis marker 15 protein encodes MSEQPVRIAQITCGAEYSGIQNEITTAAETVGGKMFYPDVALKDVKRAYKDFGLPVKSPDLKLAIARAEAIVEGRIEADGIFIASCFRCAEAAIVRNELRRYIVENSRIPVVSYSFNERTGSSTLLTRLEALTTIARRRGLMAREVQVGTTMGVDSGSSTTKCIIMQDDKIVGTGWRPTTEVLKSADEVIALALEESGLRRSDIEATATTGYGRFLVGKHMKADLIQEELTVNSKGAVYLAGAQKGFATVIDIGGMDNKAISVNDGIPGSFTMGGICAGASGRFLEMTAKRLDVDITELGALSMKSDGGENVPMNSYCIVFGTQSLVNALAAGYSREDVAAAACHSVAQQVYEQQLQEVDIKEPVIMVGGSSLIQGLVRAMGRMLNTEVVVPHHSQYIGATGGALLSSGFIDKKKEA; translated from the coding sequence ATGAGTGAACAGCCGGTGAGAATTGCCCAGATTACCTGCGGCGCAGAGTACAGCGGTATCCAGAACGAAATTACGACAGCCGCAGAAACAGTCGGCGGCAAAATGTTTTACCCGGACGTTGCCTTGAAGGATGTGAAACGCGCCTACAAGGACTTTGGTCTGCCAGTGAAAAGCCCTGACTTAAAACTTGCGATCGCGCGGGCAGAGGCAATTGTTGAGGGAAGAATCGAGGCCGACGGTATTTTTATTGCCAGCTGTTTCCGGTGCGCGGAAGCGGCAATCGTCAGAAACGAGCTGAGACGATATATTGTGGAAAACTCCCGCATTCCGGTTGTCTCCTACTCGTTCAACGAACGAACCGGCTCGTCCACACTGCTCACCAGACTTGAAGCGCTCACTACGATTGCCCGCCGCCGCGGTCTGATGGCGCGTGAGGTACAGGTTGGAACCACGATGGGCGTGGACTCAGGATCCTCGACCACGAAGTGCATCATCATGCAGGACGACAAAATCGTCGGTACCGGATGGAGACCGACGACCGAGGTTCTGAAGAGCGCGGACGAAGTGATCGCGCTGGCTCTCGAAGAGTCGGGTCTCAGAAGATCTGATATTGAAGCGACCGCGACAACCGGATACGGTAGATTTTTGGTCGGCAAACACATGAAGGCCGACCTTATCCAAGAAGAGCTCACCGTGAACTCGAAGGGAGCGGTGTATCTCGCAGGTGCTCAGAAAGGATTTGCCACCGTTATTGACATCGGCGGTATGGACAACAAAGCTATCAGCGTGAACGACGGAATTCCGGGCTCGTTTACGATGGGCGGTATCTGTGCCGGCGCATCAGGACGGTTCCTTGAGATGACGGCAAAACGTCTGGACGTTGACATCACCGAGCTCGGTGCTCTTTCGATGAAGAGCGACGGCGGCGAGAATGTGCCGATGAACAGTTACTGTATTGTGTTTGGTACCCAGTCGCTGGTGAACGCACTTGCCGCCGGATACTCGCGTGAGGATGTGGCGGCTGCGGCTTGCCACAGCGTCGCCCAGCAGGTGTATGAACAGCAGTTACAGGAAGTCGACATCAAAGAACCGGTCATTATGGTCGGCGGTTCGTCTTTGATTCAGGGACTGGTTCGCGCAATGGGCAGAATGCTGAACACCGAAGTTGTTGTCCCGCACCATTCGCAGTACATCGGCGCAACCGGCGGCGCTCTGCTTTCCTCCGGATTTATCGATAAGAAGAAGGAGGCGTAG
- a CDS encoding helix-turn-helix domain-containing protein yields the protein MRWYQYPELADRAALMELLRAGMSVKEICQHVGCTKTAVASAMLNHGIHRPFVDGVTEELKRRLRL from the coding sequence ATGAGATGGTATCAGTATCCTGAGCTTGCCGACCGGGCGGCGCTGATGGAGCTTCTGCGTGCCGGTATGTCGGTGAAGGAGATCTGTCAGCACGTGGGATGCACGAAGACTGCGGTTGCGTCGGCGATGCTGAATCATGGGATTCACCGACCGTTCGTCGACGGGGTGACCGAGGAGCTGAAGAGGCGGCTGCGGCTGTAG
- the pscS gene encoding O-phospho-L-seryl-tRNA:Cys-tRNA synthase — protein MRCAAGIETRTVEEGSINLDPIQAAGRLTPEAMKAVIAWGDGYSVCDHCHKPFRLDYVTNPPIADFHTDLAQWLGMDKSQVVPGARRAFQEVTGALVGKGEPVMMTGMGHYTAYLSVEVVNGVVREIPQTPDHHITAATAAERIEAAVREFGYAPKLLFIDAVDFMYGNMHDVKGVAKVAHQYDIPVLYNGVYTVGVLPVNGKELGVDFVVGSGHKSMAAPAPSGVLATTDEYADVVLRTTKISGDVTGRKFGIKQVGILGCSLMGAPIVGLLASFPAVKERVNHWDEELANHKIVIDALQSIEGTKVASEFPRRHTLTRMDTAASFDVVARTHKKRGFFLSSALAKRGITGIMPGVTKQWKFNTYGLTREQAEYLADAFVDIAEENGLRVG, from the coding sequence ATCCGATGCGCAGCAGGAATTGAGACGCGGACCGTTGAAGAGGGATCGATTAACTTAGACCCCATTCAGGCGGCAGGACGGCTTACCCCTGAAGCAATGAAGGCCGTTATTGCCTGGGGCGACGGCTACTCGGTCTGCGACCACTGCCACAAACCATTCCGTTTAGACTATGTCACCAACCCGCCGATCGCAGACTTTCACACCGATCTCGCCCAGTGGCTCGGTATGGATAAATCCCAAGTGGTACCGGGCGCACGCCGTGCGTTTCAGGAGGTAACCGGAGCGCTCGTCGGCAAAGGCGAGCCGGTGATGATGACCGGTATGGGCCACTACACCGCATACCTCTCGGTCGAGGTGGTGAACGGTGTCGTCCGTGAAATTCCGCAGACACCGGATCATCACATCACCGCAGCCACCGCAGCCGAACGAATCGAAGCAGCGGTCAGAGAGTTCGGATACGCGCCCAAGCTGCTCTTCATTGATGCGGTGGACTTCATGTATGGAAATATGCATGATGTGAAGGGCGTTGCAAAGGTTGCGCACCAGTACGATATCCCGGTGCTCTACAATGGTGTCTACACGGTCGGTGTTCTACCGGTGAACGGCAAGGAACTTGGCGTTGACTTCGTGGTCGGGTCCGGCCACAAGAGTATGGCAGCCCCTGCACCCTCAGGAGTCCTTGCAACAACCGATGAGTACGCTGACGTTGTTCTCCGGACGACGAAGATCTCAGGCGACGTGACCGGCAGAAAATTCGGCATCAAGCAGGTGGGTATCCTCGGCTGTTCGCTGATGGGTGCACCGATCGTGGGACTGCTTGCGTCGTTTCCGGCGGTGAAGGAGCGAGTGAATCACTGGGATGAGGAACTGGCGAACCATAAGATTGTGATCGATGCATTACAGTCGATCGAAGGAACGAAGGTGGCTTCCGAGTTCCCGCGTCGTCATACGCTGACGAGGATGGATACGGCAGCATCGTTTGATGTGGTTGCCCGCACGCATAAGAAACGCGGCTTCTTCCTCTCAAGTGCTCTGGCAAAACGCGGTATCACGGGTATTATGCCCGGGGTTACGAAGCAGTGGAAGTTCAATACATATGGTCTTACGCGGGAGCAGGCAGAGTATCTGGCTGATGCCTTTGTGGATATCGCAGAAGAGAACGGCCTGCGGGTTGGATAA